In one window of Opitutus sp. GAS368 DNA:
- a CDS encoding penicillin-binding transpeptidase domain-containing protein, producing the protein MSRTIESHRARNPRLLLFHGIVAGLMLVLVGGMAFQQLFRTLKYSERERLQNQRRVVVPGPRGRILDRDGNVLVDNRARFSVVLNLADLRAEFRNEFKVVKANYAKLPAAERPDGDQLARIARASVAQHYLDKINFILNRHETVRTDDLNRHVNQTLLLPYLLLDDLAPEEYARLIERLPVKSPLQVFATSHRYYPYHNAAAHALGYTSTDNDPEVEDFPGEDLMTFKMKGSTGQSGLEKTFDTELQGETGGSIYLVDPAGYKVDLPIEKRLPVQGKNLVTSLDIELQQAAEQAMEGRTGAAVALDIRTGEVLVLASKPDFDLNDFVPRLSSATFKEIQESGGWFNRAIQGQYPPGSTFKIISATAALRSGAVDPGTSRVKCPGYLMIGNRRFACDEIHGDNVDIVRAITRSCNVFFYTYGLEMGPELLAAEAHRFGFDHKTGIELPYEFSSPHVASPAWKKENMHARWTPGDTANTVIGQGDTLVNPLQVACMVASFARGETETKPTLLHDPQRPAQHTEAIGLSPSDYNIILQGLAQCYQVGTARLAKVEGLSGGAKTGTAQKGRIDLAWMVAFAPIENPQIAVAVVMEGTEPDVSYHGGTYAAPVVKAILETWKEKRDRPPAQAPVNFKVE; encoded by the coding sequence ATGAGCCGCACGATCGAATCCCACCGCGCCCGCAATCCGCGCCTGCTGCTGTTCCACGGGATCGTGGCCGGCCTGATGCTCGTGCTGGTCGGCGGCATGGCGTTCCAGCAGCTCTTCCGCACCCTTAAATACAGCGAGCGCGAGCGGCTGCAGAACCAGCGGCGGGTCGTCGTGCCCGGCCCGCGCGGCCGCATCCTCGACCGCGACGGCAACGTGCTGGTCGACAACCGCGCCCGCTTCTCCGTCGTGCTCAACCTGGCCGACCTGCGCGCGGAGTTCCGCAACGAGTTCAAGGTCGTGAAGGCCAACTACGCCAAGCTGCCCGCGGCCGAGCGTCCCGACGGCGACCAGCTGGCCCGCATCGCCCGCGCGAGCGTCGCGCAGCACTACCTCGACAAGATCAACTTCATCCTCAACCGCCACGAGACGGTCCGCACGGACGACCTCAACCGCCACGTCAACCAGACGCTGCTGCTGCCTTATCTGCTCCTCGATGACCTGGCCCCCGAGGAATACGCCCGGCTAATCGAGCGCCTGCCGGTCAAGTCGCCCCTGCAGGTCTTTGCCACCAGCCACCGCTACTACCCCTATCACAATGCGGCCGCGCATGCCCTAGGCTACACCAGCACCGACAATGACCCGGAGGTCGAGGATTTCCCCGGGGAGGATCTCATGACTTTCAAGATGAAGGGTTCCACCGGCCAGTCCGGCCTGGAGAAGACCTTCGACACGGAGCTGCAGGGCGAGACCGGTGGCTCGATTTACCTGGTCGACCCGGCCGGCTACAAGGTGGACCTGCCCATCGAGAAGCGCCTGCCGGTGCAGGGGAAGAATCTTGTCACCAGCCTCGACATCGAGCTCCAGCAGGCCGCCGAGCAGGCCATGGAGGGTCGCACGGGCGCGGCGGTCGCCCTCGACATCCGCACCGGCGAGGTGCTCGTGCTCGCCTCCAAGCCCGACTTCGACCTCAACGATTTCGTGCCCCGGCTGTCCTCCGCCACCTTCAAGGAAATCCAGGAATCCGGGGGCTGGTTCAACCGCGCCATCCAGGGCCAATATCCCCCGGGCTCGACCTTCAAGATCATCAGCGCCACCGCCGCCCTGCGCTCCGGCGCGGTCGACCCGGGCACCTCCCGGGTCAAGTGCCCCGGTTATCTCATGATCGGCAACCGGCGGTTTGCCTGCGACGAGATCCATGGCGACAACGTCGACATCGTGCGGGCCATCACGCGTTCCTGCAATGTCTTCTTCTACACCTACGGCCTTGAGATGGGGCCGGAGCTGCTGGCCGCCGAGGCGCACCGCTTCGGCTTCGACCACAAGACGGGCATCGAGCTGCCGTATGAGTTCTCCAGTCCGCACGTCGCGAGCCCCGCCTGGAAAAAGGAAAACATGCACGCGCGGTGGACGCCGGGCGACACGGCCAACACGGTGATCGGTCAGGGCGACACACTGGTGAATCCGCTGCAGGTCGCCTGCATGGTCGCCTCCTTCGCCCGCGGCGAGACCGAGACCAAGCCCACGCTGCTCCACGATCCACAGCGCCCGGCCCAGCACACCGAGGCCATCGGCCTGTCCCCTTCCGATTACAACATCATCCTGCAAGGCCTCGCACAATGCTACCAGGTCGGCACCGCCCGGCTGGCCAAGGTCGAGGGCCTGAGTGGCGGGGCCAAGACCGGCACGGCGCAAAAGGGCCGCATCGACCTGGCCTGGATGGTCGCCTTTGCGCCCATTGAAAATCCCCAGATCGCCGTCGCGGTGGTGATGGAGGGCACCGAACCGGACGTCAGCTACCACGGCGGCACCTACGCCGCACCGGTGGTGAAGGCCATTTTGGAAACCTGGAAGGAAAAACGCGACCGCCCGCCGGCGCAGGCGCCGGTGAATTTCAAGGTCGAGTGA
- the mreC gene encoding rod shape-determining protein MreC yields MLPKRFDQARPFFTLGVILLVWLLLPLVLKTVTRATFFAIQAPLIVADSYVQDLQTFWSNRLHSKDELLKAGKDLSGLIAQYEYSVQQNKELDAEILRLENLLKLPSMPSFRFEPARVARRDESGWWSRLIIRKGENYGIPVGAPVVFAGGVVGRVIEVHRYTAVVDLITSQSFRVAATVSGDNRPISYQGGLNKSFSSPRGTLEFVPLDITASPTAPRRLVTSGLGGVFPPGLVIGDVTSLEPSADGLFKIGEVALDERLGSLTEVTVLVPLNPEDL; encoded by the coding sequence GTGCTCCCGAAACGCTTCGACCAGGCCCGTCCCTTTTTCACGCTGGGCGTGATCCTGCTGGTCTGGCTGCTGCTGCCGCTCGTGCTGAAGACGGTCACGCGCGCCACCTTCTTCGCCATCCAGGCGCCGCTCATCGTCGCCGACTCCTACGTGCAGGACCTGCAGACCTTCTGGTCGAACCGGCTGCACTCGAAGGACGAGCTGCTCAAGGCCGGCAAGGACCTCTCCGGGCTCATCGCCCAGTATGAATACAGCGTGCAGCAGAACAAGGAGCTCGACGCCGAGATCCTCCGGCTTGAGAACCTGCTCAAGCTGCCCTCGATGCCGAGCTTCCGCTTCGAGCCCGCCCGCGTGGCCCGGCGCGATGAATCCGGCTGGTGGTCCCGCCTGATCATCCGCAAGGGCGAGAACTACGGCATCCCCGTCGGCGCGCCGGTCGTCTTCGCCGGCGGCGTCGTCGGCCGGGTGATCGAGGTGCACCGCTACACCGCGGTCGTGGATCTGATCACCAGCCAGTCCTTCCGGGTCGCCGCCACCGTGTCGGGCGACAACCGCCCCATCAGCTACCAGGGCGGCCTCAACAAATCCTTCAGCTCCCCGCGCGGCACCCTGGAGTTCGTGCCGCTGGACATCACGGCCAGCCCGACCGCCCCCCGCCGCCTGGTGACCTCGGGCCTCGGCGGCGTCTTTCCCCCGGGCCTGGTCATCGGCGACGTCACCAGCCTGGAGCCTAGCGCGGACGGCCTCTTTAAGATCGGCGAGGTGGCGCTCGACGAGCGCCTCGGGTCCCTGACCGAGGTCACCGTGCTCGTGCCGCTCAACCCGGAGGACCTGTGA
- a CDS encoding rod shape-determining protein produces the protein MFNQLLGLFSNDIGIDLGTANTLVYVKDKGIVLREPSVVAVHTASRKVLAVGDDAKKMLGRTPGNITAIRPMKDGVIADFDITEAMLRYFIKKVHNNSKVVSPRVVVAIPSGITEVEKRAVKESATHAGAREVITILEPMAAALGVGLPVDEPAANMIVDIGGGTTEIAIISLSGIVFSKSIRVAGDEFDLAIINYMKRAYNLLIGERTAEEIKVTIGSAYPLETELAMEVKGRDSVAGLPKTIHITSQEIREAMADTVGAIVEAVRAALERCPPELSADLVDRGFVMAGGGSLIRGIDKLLSEKTGLPVTVSDDPLSAVANGTGVFLTNIDELHRIAADF, from the coding sequence ATGTTCAACCAACTGCTGGGACTTTTCTCCAACGACATCGGCATCGACTTGGGCACGGCCAACACCCTCGTCTACGTCAAGGACAAGGGCATCGTCCTCCGCGAGCCCAGCGTCGTGGCAGTCCACACCGCCTCGCGCAAGGTCCTCGCGGTCGGGGACGACGCCAAGAAGATGCTCGGCCGCACCCCGGGCAACATCACGGCCATCCGCCCGATGAAGGACGGCGTGATCGCCGACTTCGACATCACCGAGGCGATGCTCCGCTACTTCATCAAGAAGGTGCACAACAATTCCAAGGTCGTGTCGCCCCGCGTCGTCGTCGCCATCCCCTCCGGCATCACCGAGGTCGAGAAGCGCGCCGTCAAGGAGTCCGCCACCCACGCCGGCGCCCGCGAGGTCATCACCATCCTCGAGCCCATGGCCGCGGCGCTCGGCGTCGGCCTGCCGGTCGACGAGCCCGCCGCCAACATGATCGTCGACATCGGCGGCGGCACCACGGAGATCGCGATCATCTCGCTCTCCGGCATCGTGTTTTCCAAGTCCATCCGCGTCGCCGGCGACGAGTTCGACCTCGCCATCATCAACTACATGAAGCGCGCCTACAACCTGCTGATCGGCGAGCGTACGGCGGAAGAGATCAAGGTCACCATCGGCTCCGCCTACCCGCTCGAGACCGAGCTGGCCATGGAGGTCAAGGGCCGCGACTCCGTCGCCGGCCTGCCCAAGACGATCCACATCACCTCCCAGGAAATCCGCGAGGCCATGGCCGACACCGTCGGCGCCATCGTCGAGGCCGTCCGCGCCGCCCTCGAACGCTGCCCGCCCGAGCTTTCCGCCGACCTGGTCGACCGCGGCTTCGTGATGGCCGGCGGCGGCTCCCTCATCCGCGGCATCGACAAATTGCTCTCCGAGAAGACCGGCCTGCCGGTCACCGTGTCCGACGACCCGCTCTCCGCCGTGGCCAACGGCACCGGCGTGTTCCTGACCAACATCGACGAGCTCCACCGCATCGCCGCGGACTTTTAA
- a CDS encoding PEGA domain-containing protein: MNVPPPDNSTESIILKMALGMSGLVVGATLVLMSGCATIATSDNQPVAFNSDPPGAEVSINGVPQGITPMTIMLDRRAGDQMVQIHKDGYQDQQFKLQKHVAGMTYGNILMGGIVGVAVDAASGKARKFQDAVQVKLVPLGEAGALIVEGNAPAEQKKATAKQKKAAAIRMKTAGGREQAMTGGRGDTSTVQELGKPDTPARPPTGFYAADQLDFDILDGVTIDSRRGSITLFGHRTGSGNLRAVPYLDFLAAAVECNNPTFSLEWTPDSRRSIDQAFNMADQDLTDRLAGTFDRSGRLTARGEWWYRLFGVNVRAGMDKMSLWMAVFPVAGYPDAGRVMRAVDEVERTAGTPAEKVKVRHDDMSVPQIPLEHLISIATGLAVRMDEGDNLQTMAQYFNGGEVSAETWNQARETVWSWIFQGIAVAYRLDRYRYVNHYQSLERSGVDYGMAAEKTLNLSQDDTVEVQRNAFHALVSSRTFIHVPPDIMREVLGVSPVVVPVYDGLPANSLLGKVAFDADVFGKNLMDMPEIKPDVPGYRTYFEWRQTVDRAPATEGHTWLGPDGFELVESADGGTVRFGKTPVRIYMERYDRGAGMSGRQSVEDPLLRQYADELTALYEPLAAKFPVLLDLRESMKVMAVAEWLKQKGIRLSFPAEGRGNWSPPARYPGVIHMEMAIKQASIGEVISASGGIDYRVGQHLRLIQQRLDEQPGPPPANGVTLGYDPASGSVSLVRPPKLEDNQSKVASETPAAASRPEFTDVTRDGSSSKTRTAPAAAAPAPPTPEEEALRLWKAHDLAGAELRYRRLIDAAGGDVRRAAHFRVLLAEILHEEGNDEAAIKQLHEAVRLAPDLPDYPLLLGQSLAQSGDVAGAKKAVIKALSLDPDNQAAADLLRKLQDQTSGTAVTSAPSTPAGAAPQPVSDGTRVPLTPFPQALAAASDGTLERLKAGSGLPDIHVTPVKLSGGSTQPARATVIRQEITDLQKKMDDSVAREQEKQKEADQLQAAMAAAKDDELKRSELEAKAAQLKVERLQAEREATQLKEEIEKRKKLLIDTEVEESPPAQDQPKPPPAETPKSP; this comes from the coding sequence GTGAATGTCCCACCTCCAGACAATTCCACCGAATCGATCATCCTGAAGATGGCACTCGGCATGTCCGGCCTGGTGGTCGGCGCGACACTCGTGCTCATGTCCGGCTGCGCGACGATCGCCACCAGTGACAATCAGCCGGTGGCCTTCAACTCGGATCCCCCGGGGGCGGAGGTCTCGATCAACGGAGTTCCGCAAGGCATCACGCCCATGACCATCATGCTGGATCGACGGGCGGGAGACCAGATGGTTCAGATCCACAAGGATGGCTACCAGGATCAGCAGTTCAAACTGCAGAAGCACGTCGCGGGCATGACTTACGGCAACATCCTCATGGGAGGCATTGTCGGCGTGGCCGTCGATGCCGCCTCTGGGAAAGCCCGGAAGTTTCAGGACGCGGTGCAGGTGAAGCTGGTTCCTCTCGGCGAAGCGGGGGCCTTGATTGTGGAGGGCAATGCCCCGGCGGAGCAGAAAAAAGCGACGGCCAAGCAGAAAAAAGCCGCCGCCATCAGAATGAAAACCGCCGGCGGCCGGGAGCAGGCCATGACCGGCGGAAGAGGAGACACTTCGACCGTTCAGGAGCTGGGGAAACCCGATACGCCCGCCCGCCCGCCGACCGGCTTCTATGCGGCCGACCAGCTGGATTTCGACATTCTGGACGGCGTGACGATCGATTCGCGGCGTGGCAGCATCACGCTCTTTGGCCATCGGACCGGAAGCGGGAATCTGCGGGCCGTTCCCTATCTCGACTTTCTCGCCGCCGCGGTCGAATGCAACAATCCTACCTTCAGCCTCGAGTGGACACCGGATTCGAGACGGTCGATCGACCAGGCGTTCAACATGGCCGACCAGGACCTGACCGATCGGCTCGCCGGCACCTTTGATCGCAGTGGCCGTTTGACCGCGCGTGGGGAGTGGTGGTATCGATTGTTTGGCGTCAACGTCCGCGCGGGGATGGACAAGATGAGCCTGTGGATGGCGGTATTTCCGGTCGCGGGTTATCCCGATGCCGGGCGGGTAATGCGGGCGGTCGATGAGGTTGAACGCACGGCGGGCACGCCGGCAGAAAAGGTGAAGGTGCGGCACGATGACATGTCCGTCCCGCAGATTCCCCTCGAGCATCTCATCTCCATCGCCACCGGATTGGCGGTGCGGATGGACGAGGGGGATAACCTCCAGACCATGGCACAGTATTTTAACGGGGGCGAAGTGTCGGCCGAGACGTGGAACCAGGCGCGCGAAACGGTGTGGTCGTGGATCTTTCAGGGCATCGCCGTCGCCTACAGGCTGGACCGGTATCGTTACGTCAACCATTACCAGTCGCTGGAGCGTTCGGGAGTCGATTACGGGATGGCTGCCGAGAAGACGCTGAACCTGTCCCAGGACGACACGGTCGAGGTGCAGAGGAACGCTTTCCACGCCCTGGTCAGCAGCCGGACCTTCATCCACGTCCCACCCGACATCATGCGGGAAGTCCTCGGGGTGAGCCCGGTCGTGGTGCCGGTGTATGACGGGCTGCCCGCGAATTCGCTCCTGGGGAAGGTGGCGTTTGACGCGGATGTCTTCGGAAAAAACCTGATGGACATGCCGGAGATAAAGCCGGACGTGCCCGGTTACCGCACCTACTTCGAATGGCGCCAGACGGTCGACCGGGCGCCGGCGACGGAGGGGCACACCTGGCTCGGGCCCGATGGCTTCGAGCTGGTCGAATCGGCTGATGGCGGGACGGTCCGGTTCGGGAAAACGCCGGTCCGGATATACATGGAGCGCTACGATCGCGGCGCGGGGATGTCCGGCCGGCAGAGCGTGGAGGATCCGCTGCTCCGGCAGTATGCCGATGAGCTGACCGCACTCTATGAGCCGCTGGCCGCCAAATTCCCCGTCCTCCTCGATCTGCGAGAGAGCATGAAGGTCATGGCGGTTGCCGAATGGCTGAAGCAGAAGGGAATCAGGCTGTCGTTCCCGGCGGAGGGACGCGGGAACTGGAGCCCGCCGGCCCGCTATCCCGGGGTGATCCACATGGAGATGGCGATCAAGCAGGCTTCCATCGGCGAAGTGATCAGCGCCTCGGGTGGAATCGACTACCGCGTCGGCCAGCACCTGCGACTCATCCAGCAGCGGCTCGACGAGCAGCCGGGACCGCCGCCGGCTAACGGGGTGACGCTGGGTTATGATCCCGCTTCCGGCAGCGTGTCCTTGGTGCGCCCGCCCAAGCTTGAAGACAACCAGTCCAAAGTGGCCAGCGAAACCCCGGCTGCGGCATCGCGTCCGGAATTCACCGATGTCACTCGTGATGGCAGTTCCAGTAAGACGAGAACCGCGCCGGCCGCAGCAGCCCCCGCGCCGCCCACCCCCGAGGAGGAGGCACTCCGTCTGTGGAAAGCCCACGACTTGGCGGGTGCCGAGCTGCGCTACCGCCGGCTGATCGATGCGGCCGGCGGGGACGTGCGGCGGGCCGCCCACTTCCGCGTCTTGCTGGCGGAAATCCTCCACGAAGAGGGGAACGACGAAGCAGCCATCAAGCAGTTGCACGAGGCGGTCCGCCTGGCTCCAGATCTGCCGGACTATCCGTTGCTTTTGGGCCAGTCGCTCGCCCAGAGTGGCGATGTGGCCGGAGCCAAGAAGGCGGTGATCAAAGCACTCTCGCTCGATCCGGACAACCAGGCCGCGGCAGACCTGCTCCGCAAGCTCCAGGACCAAACCTCCGGGACCGCCGTCACGTCCGCGCCTTCGACCCCCGCTGGTGCCGCTCCACAGCCAGTGAGCGACGGGACTCGGGTGCCCCTGACACCTTTTCCCCAAGCCCTGGCTGCGGCCTCGGATGGTACGCTCGAGAGGCTCAAGGCCGGATCCGGACTGCCGGATATCCATGTGACGCCCGTAAAACTGAGCGGTGGTTCCACCCAGCCGGCACGCGCGACGGTCATCCGACAGGAGATAACCGATTTGCAAAAGAAAATGGATGACAGCGTTGCACGCGAGCAGGAGAAGCAGAAGGAGGCCGACCAATTGCAGGCGGCGATGGCTGCCGCGAAGGACGACGAGTTGAAGCGCAGCGAATTGGAAGCGAAAGCGGCGCAGCTCAAGGTTGAGCGCTTGCAGGCCGAGCGGGAGGCGACCCAACTCAAGGAGGAGATCGAGAAACGCAAGAAACTGCTGATCGACACCGAGGTCGAGGAGTCACCGCCGGCGCAGGACCAACCGAAGCCTCCGCCTGCCGAGACGCCGAAATCACCATGA
- a CDS encoding FecR family protein: MNTNVILMKPTSRWNPAWRTVCLLFALWLSPATVSAEAIPALLAVPAGLNPKVQSRLVRERASLEQERQVFLEDARRFNTRPAEAQTDAEFAALGQRRATHISRTVAFNREVVAASAESKASAGQEAAICRLGEMRGEVHVIAPDGHEIAPATAAGMPLMLNSQIRTGADGHVTLKFPDASSVTLGPRTTFYLDVDTNTTSKGIIARIRQGIMKFIRPYQPGHAESLRIGVPTAICAVRGTELEANVEPDGTGYVKLFTGKLDITGTKTGATFPLEAGQMVTLNADGTIGRPVPLKQ, encoded by the coding sequence ATGAACACGAACGTCATTCTCATGAAGCCAACCTCACGGTGGAATCCGGCGTGGCGGACCGTCTGCCTGCTTTTCGCTCTGTGGCTTTCTCCGGCCACGGTTTCCGCCGAGGCGATTCCAGCCTTGCTGGCGGTGCCGGCCGGCCTGAACCCGAAGGTCCAATCCCGGCTGGTCCGGGAACGCGCATCGCTGGAGCAGGAACGCCAAGTCTTCCTGGAGGATGCCCGGCGCTTCAATACCCGGCCGGCCGAGGCCCAGACCGACGCCGAATTCGCCGCCTTGGGGCAGCGCCGGGCCACACACATCAGCCGGACGGTCGCGTTCAATCGGGAGGTGGTTGCGGCCTCGGCGGAGAGCAAAGCCTCCGCCGGTCAGGAAGCGGCAATCTGCCGGCTGGGCGAGATGCGCGGAGAGGTGCATGTCATCGCGCCGGATGGCCACGAAATCGCCCCCGCCACCGCTGCCGGCATGCCACTCATGCTCAATTCCCAAATCCGGACCGGCGCAGACGGTCACGTCACGCTCAAGTTTCCCGACGCGTCGTCCGTGACGCTCGGACCGCGCACCACCTTCTATCTGGACGTGGATACCAACACCACGTCGAAGGGGATCATCGCGCGCATCAGGCAGGGGATCATGAAATTTATCCGGCCGTATCAGCCCGGTCACGCCGAATCGCTCCGGATCGGGGTGCCGACCGCCATTTGCGCTGTGCGTGGCACCGAACTTGAGGCAAATGTGGAACCCGATGGGACGGGATATGTGAAACTCTTCACCGGTAAACTGGACATTACCGGGACCAAGACGGGTGCGACTTTCCCGCTGGAGGCCGGCCAGATGGTGACTCTGAATGCGGATGGAACGATCGGACGACCGGTGCCGCTGAAACAATAG
- a CDS encoding cation:proton antiporter, producing the protein MHGIDFIKDLAVVMLVAGLVGWACHRIGLSVVVGFLAAGIVIGPHTPPFSLVTNITSIETLAQVGLIFLMFSIGMGLSLRKLRRLGLSLVLATFTGALVMYILTRALGGALGLNPVETTFLAAMLMVSSSAIINKVLHEAGATHEKSGQLAMGVSVLEDMVAIVMLTVLSSVASLGGAKASVGGTLGLLGAFIVLAGIGGMLLVPWLLKKMSLTAGEELPTIVVAGLLFVLAFLADKAGFSLALGAFMLGAIVAETPHKTQIGRAFEGMRDVFSAVFFVSIGMLIDLPAVADSWLLIIGVGAFVLVARPVAVTTGMLLIGGSTRESLRVGLSVTPLGEFSFIIAQMGVAAGAIPAKYQALAVGVSLITTLFGPLLTKRSEAISGWVAARQPLWLADWEGYYHRWLEKMQQRERKNLLWQMSKKRFIQIGVEALLVTGLLVFSEQVFGLVRDYLPVDHSFPRGAEILFWSVLGLLALAPLIAIWRNLSALALLYAQVSTQGHPQAARLAPVVEAGLKGAAALLLLLWLSAILPVSGVSRWLPVLAVAILLTGFFVLRRRLIYWHSVLEVELTVMLNQGDQKFTGTTAPWMAAHSEWNLTLGDCVLPDLADVRGRTLSDLALRTKFGCTVAGVERSGVMVGNPTGDMILYPRDKVLLLGDPQQVAAGKEFLQQASGTPIVSNFDEVRMEAIELPPDCGLHGQSLAEVALSRVYGLQVAGIRRAGLRIPNPRGEERLFTGDELLVLGSPDQISTFKASLRNEGGARPYPQQA; encoded by the coding sequence ATGCACGGGATTGATTTCATCAAGGATCTGGCGGTCGTCATGCTCGTGGCCGGCCTGGTGGGCTGGGCCTGCCACCGGATCGGGCTGTCCGTCGTTGTCGGCTTCCTGGCCGCGGGCATCGTCATCGGCCCCCACACGCCGCCCTTCTCGCTGGTCACGAACATCACGAGCATCGAGACGCTCGCGCAGGTGGGCCTGATCTTCCTCATGTTCTCCATCGGCATGGGCCTGAGCCTCCGCAAGCTCCGGCGCCTGGGCCTTTCGCTCGTGCTGGCCACCTTCACGGGCGCCCTGGTGATGTATATCCTGACGCGGGCGCTGGGCGGCGCGCTGGGCCTCAACCCGGTGGAGACGACCTTCCTGGCGGCGATGCTCATGGTGTCCAGCTCGGCCATCATCAACAAGGTCCTGCACGAGGCCGGCGCGACCCACGAGAAGTCCGGCCAGCTGGCGATGGGCGTCTCGGTTCTCGAGGACATGGTCGCGATCGTGATGCTGACCGTCCTGAGCTCGGTGGCCTCGCTGGGCGGCGCCAAGGCGTCGGTCGGCGGCACGCTGGGCCTGCTCGGGGCCTTCATCGTGCTGGCGGGCATCGGCGGCATGCTGCTGGTGCCCTGGCTGCTCAAGAAGATGAGCCTGACGGCCGGCGAGGAGCTGCCGACCATCGTGGTGGCGGGGCTGCTCTTCGTGCTGGCCTTCCTGGCGGACAAGGCGGGCTTCTCGCTCGCGCTCGGGGCCTTCATGCTCGGGGCCATCGTGGCGGAGACGCCGCACAAGACGCAGATCGGCCGCGCCTTCGAGGGCATGCGCGACGTGTTCAGCGCGGTGTTCTTCGTGTCCATCGGGATGCTGATCGACCTGCCGGCGGTGGCCGACTCCTGGCTGCTCATCATCGGCGTGGGCGCCTTCGTGCTGGTGGCCCGGCCGGTGGCCGTGACCACCGGCATGCTGCTGATCGGCGGCTCGACGCGGGAGTCGCTGCGGGTCGGCCTGTCGGTCACGCCGCTCGGTGAGTTTTCCTTCATCATCGCCCAGATGGGCGTGGCGGCGGGGGCGATCCCGGCAAAATACCAGGCGCTGGCCGTCGGCGTGTCGCTCATCACCACGCTGTTCGGGCCGCTGCTGACGAAGCGCTCCGAGGCCATCAGCGGCTGGGTGGCCGCGCGCCAGCCGCTGTGGCTGGCGGACTGGGAGGGCTATTACCACCGCTGGCTGGAGAAGATGCAGCAGCGCGAGCGCAAGAACCTGCTCTGGCAGATGAGCAAGAAGCGCTTCATCCAGATCGGCGTCGAGGCCCTGCTGGTCACCGGCCTGCTGGTGTTCTCCGAGCAGGTGTTCGGGCTGGTGCGCGACTACCTGCCGGTGGACCACAGCTTCCCCCGCGGCGCCGAGATCCTGTTCTGGAGCGTGCTGGGTCTGCTGGCGCTCGCGCCGCTGATCGCCATCTGGCGCAACCTTTCCGCGCTCGCGCTGCTTTACGCCCAGGTCAGCACGCAGGGTCACCCCCAGGCCGCCCGGCTCGCCCCGGTGGTCGAGGCGGGCCTGAAAGGCGCCGCGGCCCTGCTGCTGCTACTCTGGCTCAGCGCCATCCTGCCGGTCAGCGGCGTGTCGCGCTGGCTGCCGGTGCTGGCCGTGGCAATCCTGCTCACCGGTTTCTTCGTCCTGCGGCGCCGGTTGATCTACTGGCACAGCGTGCTGGAGGTGGAGCTCACGGTGATGTTGAACCAGGGCGACCAGAAGTTCACGGGCACCACGGCGCCATGGATGGCGGCGCACAGCGAGTGGAACCTGACGCTCGGCGACTGCGTGCTGCCCGACCTGGCGGACGTCCGCGGCCGGACGCTGAGCGACCTGGCGTTGCGCACGAAATTCGGCTGCACGGTGGCCGGTGTGGAGCGGTCCGGCGTGATGGTGGGCAACCCGACCGGCGACATGATCCTTTACCCGCGCGACAAGGTGCTGCTGCTCGGCGATCCGCAACAGGTGGCGGCCGGCAAGGAGTTTCTCCAGCAGGCCTCGGGCACACCCATTGTGTCCAATTTCGACGAGGTGCGCATGGAGGCGATCGAGCTGCCGCCCGACTGCGGGCTGCACGGCCAGAGCCTGGCCGAGGTTGCGCTGAGCCGCGTCTACGGCCTGCAGGTCGCCGGCATCCGCCGCGCCGGGTTGCGCATTCCCAATCCGCGCGGCGAGGAGAGGCTCTTCACCGGTGACGAGCTCCTCGTGCTTGGCAGCCCGGACCAGATCTCGACCTTCAAGGCCAGCCTCCGCAACGAGGGAGGGGCGCGACCCTACCCGCAGCAGGCGTGA
- a CDS encoding transposase codes for MATPPKRETSRLRFGRKTAHGAYYFITVCTKERAAILTTEETGRTVANSLESLHSSGDIELLAATIMPDHVHFLFALGDGLHVGQVMGKFKALARNLGQATWRWQHDGFEHQLRSVEAIDDYGFYIFMNPYRAGLCPLATPWSWWL; via the coding sequence ATGGCGACCCCACCCAAACGCGAAACCTCCCGTCTGCGCTTCGGCCGTAAGACCGCTCATGGAGCCTACTACTTCATCACCGTTTGCACGAAAGAGCGGGCGGCCATTCTGACTACGGAGGAAACCGGACGAACGGTAGCCAACTCCCTTGAATCCCTCCACTCGTCGGGTGACATCGAACTGCTGGCCGCAACCATCATGCCCGATCACGTTCACTTTCTCTTCGCTCTCGGGGATGGCCTGCATGTCGGGCAGGTAATGGGCAAATTCAAAGCCCTGGCCCGCAATCTGGGTCAGGCAACCTGGCGTTGGCAGCACGACGGATTCGAGCACCAGCTTCGAAGCGTCGAAGCCATCGATGACTATGGTTTCTACATCTTCATGAACCCCTACCGCGCCGGGCTGTGTCCATTGGCAACCCCGTGGTCTTGGTGGCTATGA
- the tatA gene encoding twin-arginine translocase TatA/TatE family subunit, giving the protein MSLPLPLLAVFGLGGPELMIILVIILLLFGGAKLPALAKGLGQSVKEFKKAAKEEEDGEKPAAKKPDDAAKPGNN; this is encoded by the coding sequence ATGTCCCTCCCTCTCCCCCTCCTCGCGGTCTTCGGTCTCGGCGGCCCGGAACTGATGATCATCCTGGTCATCATCCTGCTGCTCTTCGGCGGCGCCAAGCTGCCCGCGCTCGCCAAGGGCCTCGGCCAGTCCGTCAAGGAATTCAAGAAGGCCGCCAAGGAAGAAGAAGACGGCGAAAAGCCCGCCGCCAAGAAGCCCGACGACGCGGCGAAGCCCGGCAACAACTGA